Genomic DNA from Gallaecimonas xiamenensis 3-C-1:
GGATAGAGGGCCGGGTCACCAGGGCCCGGGCTATGGCCACCCGCTGGCGCTGGCCGCCGGACAATTGGTTGGGCCTGTGGTTGGCCCGGTCAGCCAGGCCTACCTTGGCCAGGGCCTCCAGGGCCCGCTGGCGCCGCTCTTTGAGGCTAAAACCCTGGTAGACCAGCGGCTGGGCCACGTTATCCAGGGCGCTGGCCCGGGGCAGCAGGTTAAAGCTTTGGAAGATAAAGCCAATCTGGTGATTGCGTACCCGGGCCAGCTGGCTTTGGGGCAGGGTGGCCACATCTTCCCCGGCCAGCCAATAGTGGCCCTCGCTGGGGACGTCCAGGCAACCGAGGATATTGAGCAGGGTCGACTTGCCTGAGCCGGAGGGGCCGATAATGGCCAGATAGTCGTTGCGGCCTATGGTCAAGTCGATGCC
This window encodes:
- a CDS encoding ABC transporter ATP-binding protein, which translates into the protein MTDVICLEAIKKAFVMAGEPFWALRGIDLTIGRNDYLAIIGPSGSGKSTLLNILGCLDVPSEGHYWLAGEDVATLPQSQLARVRNHQIGFIFQSFNLLPRASALDNVAQPLVYQGFSLKERRQRALEALAKVGLADRANHRPNQLSGGQRQRVAIARALVTRPSILLADEPTGNLDSQTTRDIMALFDELHGEGQTIVVVTHEQDIANHCRRVVRVMDGVITSDSLVAGQESRLV